GGAATTTTGCAAACGAATAACCTGCAAGAGAGGCAAAAAAAATAGTGCTCACCGTCGTGACGGATGAAACGAACAAACTATTGAATAACGACCGCCAGATCGGCATTTCCTCCTGAAGCGCCTTCAGATTGGCTATAAAATCGGCCCCGGGAAATTTAGGCGGAGGCAGCTTGAAAATTTCGCTGTCCGGTAAGGTCGATGCGGTAAACATCCAATAAAAGGGATAGACGGAAATGACAACGCCGATTGCGAGCAATACATACATCAGTAGTTTGACGAGTTTCTGTTGCATTTTGTAGGACATCAGATTTCCCCTCCTTTACCGATCCGGATTTGCAGGTAGGAAAGGATGGCGATCACGATAGTGACCAAATAAGCGCCTGCGGAGGCCAGACCGAAGTTAAAGGTTCCGAAAGCAATATCGTATAAATAATACATAGCTGTCATTGTGGCATTGCTCGGCCCACCCCGCGTGAGCACATACGGCTCAACGAACAATTGGAGGGTACCGATCGTCGAGATAATCGTGCAGAACAGAAGCACCGGCTTAAGCATAGGCACAGTAATTTTGAAGAAGCTTATGATCCTTCCGGCCCCGTCAATGCTTGCCGATTCATACAAATCTTTTGGAATGGACTGCAGACCGGATAAGACAATAATGCTGTTGTAGCCGGTCCAGCGCCAGGTTATGGCGACGATGATCATCACTTTGGCCCAGAAAGGATCTGTTCTCCACGCGACATGTCCGCCAAACAAGCTTAGAAGATGATTGATTAGCCCAAAGTTCTCATTGAACATTAAGGAAAACACCAAAGAATAAGTGACAAGGTCAATTAATACCGGAAGAAAAAAGCCCAGACGGAAAAACGTGCGGAATCTGATCAGGCTGGAGTTGATAAACACGGCGACAACCGTGGCGAGTGATAGCATGATGGGCACTTGGATGATCAAGATTTGTCCTGTGTTTGATAATGACTTCCAAAAAAGGGGATTGGTTAATATGTTTTTGTAGTTGGTAAGCCCAATGAATGTCAAACCACTCGAATTCCATTGACTGAAGCTGAGCATTAGTGAATAAAGGATAGGGTACAGAATAAACACAGAAAATAAAGCGAAATACGGAAGGATGAACACATACGGTACAACGTGAATCCATTTGAGCCTGGCGCGCTTTTGAATAGGGTTTCCTTGATTGAGAGCGCGAGTCGTTTCTGTTTCTGGCGTGATGTTCAAGCGACAACCTCCTCACCAAGAATAAATAGCCCCCAGTATTACCCAGGGGCGTGATGCCTTACTGGGCAACCTTCAAACCGGTCGTTTTGGCGGATTGTTCTTCCGCTTCTTTCAAAGCATCCAAAGGACTCTTATTGCCGCTCATGACCGCACCCAAAGCATCGGTCAGAGGCTTGCGGAAATCGAGAAAATGCGGACCGTAATAAAGTTCCGGAATGTTATTCGAGACATTACCGAAAAATTCGGCATATGCGAACCCGAAGTAATCATCCTGCTTTTTGAAGTTTTCCGTTTGGTAATAAGGCTGCCAAGAAGGGAACAAGCCGAATTTCAACTGCACATCCTGACCTTCGTTGGTGAGCAGGTTATATTCGATGAAAGCCCATGCTGCTTCTTGGTTTTTGGACTGGGAGGAGATCGCAAGCAACGAGCCGCCGCTGTTCGCTTGATTCGGTCCGCCTTCGGTAAAGGCAGGAAGCGGGAATACTCCCCATTTCCCTTTCAATTCCTTCGCTTGGTGCCGCAGCGTGCCGGCGTACCATACGGGATAAATCACGGTTGCAGTATTTCCGTTGACAACCGCGCGCACACGGTCGTCCCAAGTCGGAGAATTAAACACAATCCCCTCATTTTTCAATTTCAGCATCATATCCATGGCTTTAACCGATGCTTCACTGGTGAACTTAATATCGCCTTGGTCATTGTAGAATTCGCCCCCCAACTGGTTCAGCATAATTTGCCACCAGGTCGGGTACTCGACGCCCGAAGTGTCCATGGTCGTCATTTTGACCTTATCGCCCAGCTTGCTTTGCAGTTGCTTGCCGGCACTAATAAATTTATCCCAAGTGGTGAGCGTTTTCGGATCGATACCGGCTTGTTCGAAGAAATCCGTGCGATACCAGACCCCAACCGGACCCAGGTCCCAAGGCGCTGCGTATACTTTGCCTTCCTTTTCTACTGTTATCCAGGATGTTTTGGCAAATTCGTCCTTATGCGCGTTCAATTTCCCGCTTAGGTCAACAAACTGATTCTCGAACTTCATGAGGAAGTTTTGCATGTCCCGCTGCTGGATCTGGATCACATCCGGCGCACCGACTCCCGCGGTTAGAGGAGGAATAATCTTGTCATAATTGGAGGTAACGCGCTGTACGGTGACTTTGACATTGGGATACATTTTGTTAAAGCCGGCGATGGAGTCTTCCAAAGCGTCTGCGGCATCATTCCATGCAGCGACCTTGATATCCCCTTTCAGGTCTTTCCCTGATTTTGCTGCCGATTCCGTATTCTTAGCCGGTTCCGCCGACGGTTTGGACGAACTCGTCGGTGTGCTGGAGCAGCCGGTGAATAGCGTTGCCGCCAACAAAATCATAGAGCTCGTTCTCATCCATTTCTTCATCAAGAATCCCCCTTCATTTAAGATTCTCCCTCATTATAGATTGAATGAAAGCGCTTCAAAACTAGTGGGTGTTTGGACTTGGTTGTATAATTGCACGAAAAAGAAACCGCTTTCTTTATAGAAAGCGGTCAGGTTGATTTTTGTTCGGTTGGTGTTATCCTTTTGTTTGGTTTCGGTATTCGCTGGGCGTCTGCCCGGTACATTTCTTAAACCATTTGCTGAAATATTTTTGATCCGCTATGCCGATTCTTTCGGAAATTTCATTAACTTTCCAATCGCTGGTGGACAGCAGCTGCCGTGCACGCTCCAATCGTTTATTGAAAATAAACTGAATGACGTTCTCCCCTGTCACTCTCTTGAACACGGTACTGAAGTGGCTGCGGCTTAACCCGATGGTATCTGCAATATCTGTTACTTGAAGAGGTGTATGCAGGTTGGAATCGATAAATTGGATGGCGTGAAGAATCGCTTCCGCATTTTGTCCTTTACGAATCTGGTAATTTTGTTCGAATGTCCATAATTGATACAATCCCTCCACCGCATTAAGCCATTCATGTAGCGTTTGTACAGGCTTTCCTTGGATCCATCTCAGTTGGGAATGCTTGAGCTTCCATTGCACCAGCTCTTTCTCTACCACCCTATCTTGGCCTTTCGGGTAAAATAAAAAAGCCATGTCCTCCAAGCCGGAAACAAATAAATAGCCTTCTTCCGGAAGGGTTCGGGATAAGGTGCTTTGCAGTCCCTCCCATCCTTCTTGCTCCTCATCTTCATGGATCAACAGCATCGTTTGTGCTCCACTCAATAGCCACTTCCGTGAGGCTGCGAGCATATGCAGACAATCGGCCAGTTCTGCCTGCTCATTGTTGGACTCCAGCCAAGACCAAAGCCTGGTGGATATTTGGGCGATCAGACCGCCAAGCGACTCCGATTGTTTCTTTAAATTTCGGTCAGCCATTATTTCCGACCCGATTTTGCTAAGATAGCCTTCCATTTCTTCATCGTCGAACGAAGTTTTCAACACATAACCGGAAATCCCGTATTTAATTGCTTTCTGGGCGTATTGAAAATCGGAATGGCAGCTTAACAGCAAAATTTTCGTTTCCGGTGACAACTCTTTAATTTTGCGCGTCAGCTCTATGCCGTTCATCTGTGGCATGACAATATCGGTAATGACAAGCTCCGGCCGATGAACCAAAAACTGGTTCCAACCGATTTCGCCATTAGCCGCATCGGCAATAACAGCCATACCGAACCGCTCCCAATCGACCATTTTGATTAGTCCCTTACGAGCTAGCTGTTCGTCATCCACAATCATGACTCGAATGCTGTCCATTCACATTCTCCTTTCGAATGGGGCAACGGATCAGGACGGTTGTTCCCATTCCCGGCTTGGATTTCAAGGATATCCCATACGTTTCACCGAAATGAAGTTGA
This region of Paenibacillus sp. URB8-2 genomic DNA includes:
- a CDS encoding ABC transporter substrate-binding protein yields the protein MKKWMRTSSMILLAATLFTGCSSTPTSSSKPSAEPAKNTESAAKSGKDLKGDIKVAAWNDAADALEDSIAGFNKMYPNVKVTVQRVTSNYDKIIPPLTAGVGAPDVIQIQQRDMQNFLMKFENQFVDLSGKLNAHKDEFAKTSWITVEKEGKVYAAPWDLGPVGVWYRTDFFEQAGIDPKTLTTWDKFISAGKQLQSKLGDKVKMTTMDTSGVEYPTWWQIMLNQLGGEFYNDQGDIKFTSEASVKAMDMMLKLKNEGIVFNSPTWDDRVRAVVNGNTATVIYPVWYAGTLRHQAKELKGKWGVFPLPAFTEGGPNQANSGGSLLAISSQSKNQEAAWAFIEYNLLTNEGQDVQLKFGLFPSWQPYYQTENFKKQDDYFGFAYAEFFGNVSNNIPELYYGPHFLDFRKPLTDALGAVMSGNKSPLDALKEAEEQSAKTTGLKVAQ
- a CDS encoding carbohydrate ABC transporter permease gives rise to the protein MNITPETETTRALNQGNPIQKRARLKWIHVVPYVFILPYFALFSVFILYPILYSLMLSFSQWNSSGLTFIGLTNYKNILTNPLFWKSLSNTGQILIIQVPIMLSLATVVAVFINSSLIRFRTFFRLGFFLPVLIDLVTYSLVFSLMFNENFGLINHLLSLFGGHVAWRTDPFWAKVMIIVAITWRWTGYNSIIVLSGLQSIPKDLYESASIDGAGRIISFFKITVPMLKPVLLFCTIISTIGTLQLFVEPYVLTRGGPSNATMTAMYYLYDIAFGTFNFGLASAGAYLVTIVIAILSYLQIRIGKGGEI
- a CDS encoding response regulator transcription factor yields the protein MDSIRVMIVDDEQLARKGLIKMVDWERFGMAVIADAANGEIGWNQFLVHRPELVITDIVMPQMNGIELTRKIKELSPETKILLLSCHSDFQYAQKAIKYGISGYVLKTSFDDEEMEGYLSKIGSEIMADRNLKKQSESLGGLIAQISTRLWSWLESNNEQAELADCLHMLAASRKWLLSGAQTMLLIHEDEEQEGWEGLQSTLSRTLPEEGYLFVSGLEDMAFLFYPKGQDRVVEKELVQWKLKHSQLRWIQGKPVQTLHEWLNAVEGLYQLWTFEQNYQIRKGQNAEAILHAIQFIDSNLHTPLQVTDIADTIGLSRSHFSTVFKRVTGENVIQFIFNKRLERARQLLSTSDWKVNEISERIGIADQKYFSKWFKKCTGQTPSEYRNQTKG